The following proteins are co-located in the candidate division WOR-3 bacterium genome:
- a CDS encoding CPBP family intramembrane metalloprotease has translation MNKADLSIKTYIALIIAFTILAAINIFLPQGSFLPILPEQELPAPKPVLALVNAVIMLVLYGGLGFLGLKLSQKLGFADIWDSKVSNKQRLLIPAFIGLGIGVFFIFADAILSQFHTLGPLPHPTFPTSLVASAVAGIGEELIFRLFFISFWVWLISYVILKKRWQNQIFWIVAIFSALAFAFGHIPSVMILFGLNTVNEIPFALMTEIILLNGVLSLFAAYYFRKFGFLAAVGIHFWVDIVWHVIWGMI, from the coding sequence ATGAATAAGGCAGATCTATCAATCAAGACCTATATTGCCCTTATCATAGCTTTTACTATCTTGGCAGCAATTAATATCTTTTTACCTCAAGGTTCTTTTCTACCAATTTTGCCAGAGCAAGAACTTCCAGCCCCTAAACCAGTGCTTGCCCTTGTGAATGCAGTCATTATGCTTGTTCTATATGGTGGTTTGGGTTTTCTTGGATTAAAACTTTCACAAAAACTTGGCTTTGCTGACATTTGGGATTCGAAAGTTTCCAACAAACAAAGGCTTCTAATTCCCGCATTCATTGGGTTAGGCATCGGTGTATTTTTCATTTTCGCCGATGCCATTTTGAGTCAATTTCATACCTTAGGACCACTTCCTCATCCAACATTTCCCACTTCCCTCGTTGCTTCGGCTGTTGCTGGTATTGGAGAAGAACTAATATTTCGTCTGTTTTTCATCTCATTCTGGGTATGGCTTATCTCTTATGTAATTCTAAAAAAGAGGTGGCAAAATCAAATCTTCTGGATTGTAGCCATTTTTTCGGCTCTTGCATTTGCTTTTGGGCATATTCCTTCGGTAATGATTCTTTTTGGTTTGAATACTGTTAATGAAATTCCATTTGCTCTTATGACTGAGATTATTCTTCTCAACGGAGTACTTTCACTTTTTGCTGCCTATTACTTCAGGAAATTTGGATTTCTGGCTGCAGTTGGCATCCACTTTTGGGTAGATATAGTCTGGCACGTTATTTGGGGAATGATTTAG